One Verrucomicrobiota bacterium genomic window, AAAGGCCAAGCAGTCCCGCGTAGAAATTGCGCAGCGCCTGCTGGCCGGCCGAAAGAGCACCACCATCGTACCGGCCGTCATTAACCCATTTTACGAATTCCGGCATTGCCCAGTAGTCGAAAAACGTGGTGCGTCCATCCTCGAGATTGAACCCTTCGGTGCCGGCGCCGGGTTCGCCCGTTTCCTGTCCGTTCAGCAACAACACCGGTCCCGGACCCGAAAGGAACTGTAATGGCGCCAGCTGGTAGCCGGCTTCCGGTGAACCGAAGCCGGAATCACCAGGCCCGCGGTTGGGGACGATGGGCGAGGCCACCCGCCGCTCGTCGTGATTCTCCAGATAACGCACGAGGTGCTCCCGCGCCACGGGCGGAAAGGCCAGCTCACGGTCATAGTCATCCGGACTCGCCTGCCCCTGGTAGATCTGTTTCAGCAGGTTGTAGGCGGTGTAGTGGTAAACGGCATCGAAGCCGGCGTCGATGAGTTGCTGTAAATTTGTTACCGGGTCCCCGCTGCCTGCGTACGGGTAGGCTTCCGCCAGGAAAAACGCGCCGGGGTCGCGCTCCCGCGCACGGCTGATGAGGTAAGTCCAGGCTTCCGCGGGCACGTAGTGGGCGAAATCGCAGCGGAACCCATCCACTCCTTTCGCCTGCCAATAAGCGAGGATATGGTCGATGGCATCCCAGGTCCGTGGCCGCGGGTCATAACGGCCGGTCCGGTCCGCGAAATTGTATCCGTAATTCAGTTTGACCGTTTCATACCAATCTCCTGCACCCGGGCTTGGAGAGGTCACGTTGTTACCGGTCGCCTTAGGCGGATGCCCCGGGCTGCCGTCCTCAAACGCGAATGCGCCGTCAAATTTGACGCCTGCAGGATTCCAGGATGAAGGCCTGGAAAGGCTGAGTCGCTGCCCAGGCGGTTCCACCAGGTAGAAAAAATGATTGTCGCGGGCAAAAAACCGGCTCGTATCATCGCCGGTTCCGAAGTCAAGCTCCGGTTTAACGGCCGAGTGATAGCCGCGGGCAACGTGGTTTGAAACGAAGTCGAGCACCACCTTAAGCCCGGCATCATGGATGCGGCCGACAAGGGCCGAGAACTCATCGAGACGACTTGCCGGGTCCCGGGCGTAATCCGGGCTGACGTCGAAATAGTCCCGCACGGCATAGAGAGAGCCTGCCCGGCCTTTAACGACGTCCGGATCGTCCGGCGGCAACCCGATTTCAGGGTAGCCCGTGAGGGTAGCTTGCCGCAGGCAACCGGCCAGCCAGATGTGCGTGGCCCCAAACGCCTTCAGCGCCTGCAGGGCAGTATCGCTGATGTCGGCGAACATACCGCAACCGTTGGTCGCGATGGTACCGTCCGTCTGGTTCACCGTTTTTGTATTGCCGAAGTAACGGACTACCAGCTGGTAAATCACCGGTTTCATCGCTAGTACGCCGGGTTTGTTAAAGCCGTTGCACAGTATCGGTAAAAACTGCCTTATGATCTCTTGGCGCTAATCCTCCCCAATGATCCCCTCCCCCTGTCTCCGATCCGGCTTTCATCAGGTCAGCCGGTGTACTCTGACAGGGGGTGGGACCGCTCTCTGACCCATGTTTCCCTTGTATCCTGGCTCGAGTTCTATTCCGGCGCAAACCGGCCCGGGCCGACCTGCCGGACTCCCTTCAGCCGGTAAATCCGCGCGGACAGATTCTTTTTAGGTTCCGATGAAGGGTACTGATAGCCGCTCTTTATCAAGCCCTCCAGAATTTCGGAAACACTCATCGGCGTGTTGCTGCCTTTGAGCACGGTCACCACCGCAGGCGCAAGCGGTCCGCTCGGCGATCCTCGCCGTTTCCCGCCCCGGCCCTGAGATGATGTTTTAGCCGAACTCGCCGGCTTACGTGCACGGCTGGGAGTCTCAGCCGGCGCCTTTTGCCGTTGTCCCTGGCCCGCACTAGGAGCCGGGGTCTCGGGCGCAGCTGCCGGCTCGATGTCGGTCTCGAGCAAGTCAGTCAGCTGCTTTTGCAGTTGTTCAATTTGTTCCTGAAGGTCTGCCGCCTTCCGCAAAGTCGAAGAAGATGGTCTCACCGCCGCATGTTAGGCGAGGTTGCCGGAATGGCAAGAACATCTATAGTTTTTTAACCTAAATTGCCTTTTAAAATATGACTTTTCTATTGTCGGCAGACAATCCAGCCGAAATGCCGCCGCGCCAGCCCGTTTTCAGCACGGCCGTTATCCAAACATCCGGCGAACGTGTGCGGATGAACGCCCTCTTTGTTATCTTCCCCTACAAGCAGAATGGGGTTTGGGTCTTCGATGACGAACGGGTGGGTCTCAACCGCGAACCGTTCGTGGCTGGTGCAGACGCCATTCTGGATGTGCTGACGGCGGACCTGCCCCGAGCCGCGCAAGGGGTGAAACTGGTGTTTTCAGCAGCCCCTTTCCCCGGTTATACGGCGAAGTTTATCTTGGAACGTTCAGAGTACGGGGGAAACTGGTACCGGTGGCCGGATAAAGGGATGGAAGGCTGGCTTTGCCCGGCCTTGTTCAAGTACTTTGACACAGCTCCGCCGGAACTCTTCGTCAGCGTCAGCCCGAGGAGCTGATGCTGCCGGATCCCTTGCAAACGGGATGGTAGGACCTGTCCAGCCCCGGAAGAAGCGTGCGAGATCGGCCCCGGGGTCACCCGGGGTTCGCCGCCTGTATCCGCGCGGGCCCGAAATGCCGGGAGGAGGTTCGCCGGCCTCTCTGACGTGCTCCCAGAGCCGAACGGCGGGGAAGTGGTGTGGTATGCTACACCGGTTCAGCGATCCTCAGGGCGAATGTAGGGTTAATCCCGCGATGCTATCTGCGTCTTTGACGGATAGGCATCAGCATTTTCAGAAGGGGCAACCGGAAATAGCCCGGCCTTTAAGGTCGGTTGGGAGTTTATTCTTCCCATCATGGACGGACAAAGCGACCGGGCCCACTGTGGGGCTACCGGTCGAGGGTAAGACGGACCGGTTTACGGCACCGGCTAGAGTTCCGGGCTACCATCAACTGCCTGTGCGGGACGAAGCCACTCTGGACAAGGTACAGGTAGCATCCCGGAGATGATCTGCGGGGCAGGTTTGCACAACGCATTGCGTCGGGGCCGTCTCAGATTTGTCAGTTCTCATTGCTGCATTGCATTCTTGGTTTATGCCGTCCATTCGATTACATTTCGCCTCCCTGCCGCTCCGGTGGAAGTTCCTTTGAGGTCGCAAGCGCAAGCGGCCGGCTTACAAGAAACGGCGCCTGTCTACCTTTCACCCGGCAATGGCGCGGCGGCGATCAACTCGCTCCATCGGAGCAGGTGCGGCATCGTCAGACCCTGCACAAGGATTGAGAAAACCACGGTGGCGTAGGTCGCCGTCAGTAACAGGTCGCGTTCGGGGCCGGGGGCTAACGAAAGGACCAGCGCGACTGAAATCCCGCCGCGCAAACCGCCCCAGGTCAGGATTTTGATGGTGTGCGGTCCCAGGTCGCTGCAGAAGCGGAGCAACTCCACCGTGATGGTCACGCTGACCAACCGCGCCAGCAGCGTTACCGGGATGGCCAGCATTGCAGCGGTGAGGTAGGCCGGCTGCCACTGCACGACGAGGACTTCCAGGCCGATCAGGACGAACAGCATGGCATTGAGGACTTCGTCGATCAGCTCCCAAAACATGTCCAGGTTCCGGCGTGTCCTCTCGGACATCGCGAATTGGCGGCCTGGGTTGCCGATGGTAATCCCGGCGGCGACGATCGCCAACAGGCCGCTCACGTCCAGGACATTCGCCAGGGCGTACCCGCCCGTGACCAGAGCCAGGGTCAGGAGTACCTCGACGCGGTAGTCATCAACCCGGCTCAGCAGGTAGTAGCCCACACCGCCCAGGGCCAGCCCCAGCGCGAGGCCGCCACCGGCCTCCCGCAGCAGCAGAAGACCGATGTGAGGCCAGTCCAGCGCGCTGCCGCCGTCATAGAGCCGGTAGCTGAGCACAAAAAGGACTACACCCACGCCATCGTTGAACAACGACTCGCCGGCGATCCGGGTCTCCAACGCCCTTGGAACGCCGGCCTGCTTGAGCAGGCTAAGCACGGCAACCGGATCGGTGGGCGAAATCAGCGCGCCGAATACAAGGCAGGTTCGGAAAGACACCCTGAGTCCTAACCGGCTGAACACGAACGTCATCAATCCGGCGACCAGGACGGTCGAGATCAGCACGGCCAGCGTGGCGAGCGCCGCCACGGACCATTTTTCCTCATGCAAACCCTTAAGGTCGACATGCAGCGAGCCGGCGAAGAGCAGGAAACTCAGGGCGCCTCCCAGCAGGGCCTGGCTGAAATCCAACTGAGCCAACCATGGGCGCACCTGGGTATCCAGATGCAGGCCCAGTCTGCTGCTGAGAATCAGAAGCAGGGAGCCTACCAGGGCGACAAGCATCAGCCCGATCATCGAGGGCAGCCGGAGGACGCGGTAATTGAAATAGCTCGCCGCGGCGGTCAGACTCAAGAGCGACGCGATGATTTGGAAGGGACTCATGCACGCAATGAACGCGCGTGGCTTGGCGGATGGTTGCTTGCATTGGCGGGCGGCAACACGCTCTTCACCCCTTTTTTGCTCGGCGTCGGTGAAGGTAGTTGCGACCATTCGCGCCCGAGCTCGGAGGGGAACGCGACGAGCGAGGCGGGCCGCTCACCGGGCTTGCGGACCGGTTTATCTCGGCACAATGTAGCCGCCGGTGAGCGGCGCCGGTTTGGTTTGGTCCGGGCCGTCAACGCTTCCTGGACGAACTCCCCTTCTTGCTTTCGAGAGGGGCAATGGGGCGCTGGCGGGCTCCGGGTTTCGGCGTCTTCGGTTTTGTGCGCGTGGCCGGGGCCTTGATCGGCACGCTTTTCTTAAGGCGGGTGGTTCCGGATCGTTTTGCGGCGCGACCCGGGGCGGGCGCGGAAACCGGCGACGGCTCGATCTCGATGCCGAAGACCTCGGCGATATCCCCGGTTGCGAGCGTACCGGCATCCTGAGCCGGCGCGCCGGTAGTGACGCTCTCAGTGGCTTCAGCAATCAACTCGCCGTGATTCACCCCGCGCAGGCGAAAGAGCAATTCGGGATTGTGATCCAGACGCGCACCGACGCCGTAGAGGGTTGCGGCGATGTGTTTGCACATGCCGGCCCAATCCGGGCACGAACAATCAAAATGGATCTGGGAAGGTTTAGGAAAGAGGCCGCTCTCCGGCGAGGTAATGATCTTCATGACTGCCTCGGAGAGTTTCCCCTGGAGCAGGTCGATCAGGCTGCCGACCTGGCCGGCGCACTCGGTTTTCAACGCCTTCCATTCCGCGGGTCCGACGGGCGCGATCGTAATCTTGACTTTGTAGACCTCAGTACCGCTGACCAATGCTTTCACGGAGCCGGGAGAAATCTGCAAATCAAGCACACAGCCGTTGCGCACGTAGGTGCGTCCCCGCGGAAGCCGGGTATCGTAATCGCTGTACGCTTCCAGATTGCGGCACCAGGCTTTTCCCCAGAAGGTAGTGGCGATTTCGCGTCCCTGGATGCGAATCGGTTCCAATTTCTCACCGCGCTTGGTTAGCTTCCGGGCAGCAGCCTCGGCGCGCTGACGTTTTTCCGCCACGCTGACGTACGGGAGTCGGTAGCCCCATTCCCATGACATAATCAGTCGACACTAATCGTTCACGGCGCTCTGGAGGTCAAGGGCGACGAAGCGTAATAACTCCTTGTCGGGCATCTCGGTCAGCAGTCGCTCAGCCCCTTCGAGCACCCCGGTGGCCAAGCCTTTTTTGTCCGCGATGAGCTGGTCGATGCGCTCCTCAATGGTGCCGCGACAGACAAATTTATGGACCAAAACGTTTTTCTTCTGCCCGATCCGAAAGGCGCGATCGGTGGCTTGATTTTCGACCGCCGGATTCCACCAACGGTCGAAATGGATGACGTGCGAAGCCGCCGTCAGGTTGAGGCCGGTGCCTCCGGCTTTGAGCGAGAGAATGAAAAAGGACGGCCCGCCATCCTCCTGAAAGCAGTCGACCAGGTGCTGCCGCTCTTTGACGGGGGTGCCGCCATGAAGGATCAGCCCGGGGCTTCCGAAGACGGTCTCCAGGTGGGCAGCCAGGGGTGCGGTCATCTCTTTGAACTGGGTGAAAATGAGCGCCTTCTCCTGCCGCTCGGCAATTTCCTCAGCAAGCTCGCGCAGCCGGACGAATTTCCCGCTCGCGGCGGGGTCAAACTGGCCATCTCCCAGCCAGTGCGACGGGTGGTTGCAGATTTGTTTGAAGCGGGTGAGAAAGGCCAGCACCAAGCCGCGACGCTGGATACCGGCGGCAGCAGTGAGCTGCTCAGCCAGTTCCGCCACTGACTGGCCGTAGAGGGACGCTTGCGCTTTGCTCAAACCGCACCAAGCCGTCAGCTCGGTTTTGTCCGGCAGATCCGAGATGATGTTCCGGTCGGTTTTGAGCCGGCGCAGGATGTACGGCTGGGTGATGGTGCGTAACGGGGCGAAATGGCGGGTGTGATCGTCGGTCAGCCGTTTTACGGTGCGACTAAACTCGGCGGTGGTGCCGAGCAAGCCGGGACAGAGGAAATCAAACAGGGACCAAAGGTCGCCCAGGCGATTTTCGATGGGAGTGCCGGTCAGGGCGACGCGTGCGTTGGCGTTAAGCTCTTTCACGGCGCGGGCCTGGCGAGTCCCAGGATTCTTGATGGCTTGGGCTTCGTCGAGAATGACGAGGTTCCAAGTGGATTTCCGCAGCCAGGCGAACCGGGCAAGCAGGCCGTAGGTGGTGATGACGAGGTCGCGTCCGCCGAAAGCCGCCTCGGGGTCAGCGGCGGTCTCTTTCAGAACCTGAGGGGGCGCCTCGGAGGGATGGACGAAGAACGCGTCGAGCGTGGGAGCAAATCGGGCGAGCTCACTTTTCCAGTTGGCCAGCAACGAGGCGGGTGCCACCAGAAGGGAAGGGCGGCGAGGGGCGGCAGGAGCTCTGGGGATGTCGCCCGGCATTGCAGGTTGGGCGTGCGCCTCGCGCGTTTCGCGTTTGATCTGGAGCAGCACTGCGATGGTCTGAACGGTTTTGCCGAGGCCCATGTCGTCGGCCAGACAGGCACCCAGGCCCAGTCGAGTCATGAACCAGAGCCAGTGAACTCCCTCGCGCTGGTATCCGCGCAGGGTCGCGCGAAGGTCTCGATTAGGCTCAAACGCTCCCAGGGCGGACGGGTCACGCATGGCCGTAAGTGTCTCGCGCAGCCAATCGCCGACCACGATACGCGACCAGGCACGCGCCTCGGGGTCGGTCGACGGATCTCCCGGGCCATCGGTACCGAGTCCGGCGAGCAGGCGCATCCCTTCGAGAAATGAAATGGCCCCGCCTTGTTTCTGAATGCACCGCCAATGCTCCAGTACCTGCTTGAGCCGGTCACGGTCAATTTCCACCCATTGGCCTTTGAGCCGGACCAGGTTCTCCTGGGAATTCAAGACCTGGTTCCACTCCGCCGCCGTCAGCGGCTGGCCGTCGAGTGCGACCTCGGCGGAAAAGTCCATCAGACTTTCCAGGCCAAACAGGCCGCTTTGCGTATTGCCGATGCGCACCTGGACCTGGGCTCGGGCGGGTCGCCCGGCTTTCCACCAGTCGGGCACCCGTACCAGGAGACCGCTTTCTTCGAATGACGGTGTGTCGCGCAGAAAGCGGTAAGCGTCCCGCGGGGTCCAGGCAAGCGCCTGGAACAGGCGGCGCGACTCGAGCAAGTCCCGGGCGAGCTTACTCTTTTCCGCAGCACGCTGGACTGGGGCCAGCAGGTTCGTCAGGGCGGCTTTATTTTGAGCGCCCGCGTACTCCTGGAGTGCGCGCGCCAGTGGTAA contains:
- a CDS encoding alpha-amylase, with the protein product MKPVIYQLVVRYFGNTKTVNQTDGTIATNGCGMFADISDTALQALKAFGATHIWLAGCLRQATLTGYPEIGLPPDDPDVVKGRAGSLYAVRDYFDVSPDYARDPASRLDEFSALVGRIHDAGLKVVLDFVSNHVARGYHSAVKPELDFGTGDDTSRFFARDNHFFYLVEPPGQRLSLSRPSSWNPAGVKFDGAFAFEDGSPGHPPKATGNNVTSPSPGAGDWYETVKLNYGYNFADRTGRYDPRPRTWDAIDHILAYWQAKGVDGFRCDFAHYVPAEAWTYLISRARERDPGAFFLAEAYPYAGSGDPVTNLQQLIDAGFDAVYHYTAYNLLKQIYQGQASPDDYDRELAFPPVAREHLVRYLENHDERRVASPIVPNRGPGDSGFGSPEAGYQLAPLQFLSGPGPVLLLNGQETGEPGAGTEGFNLEDGRTTFFDYWAMPEFVKWVNDGRYDGGALSAGQQALRNFYAGLLGLCQDPSVNGDGYWGLKYFNRPERFADCPNDLYSFARFQSGSGRLLAVVANFRGGAGVVGQIRIPPELANAAALTGNLAVRQVFGRDGESDAIVARLSAGQLAGNGFPVSIATQSACVYVVSGA
- a CDS encoding sodium:proton antiporter, with the protein product MSPFQIIASLLSLTAAASYFNYRVLRLPSMIGLMLVALVGSLLLILSSRLGLHLDTQVRPWLAQLDFSQALLGGALSFLLFAGSLHVDLKGLHEEKWSVAALATLAVLISTVLVAGLMTFVFSRLGLRVSFRTCLVFGALISPTDPVAVLSLLKQAGVPRALETRIAGESLFNDGVGVVLFVLSYRLYDGGSALDWPHIGLLLLREAGGGLALGLALGGVGYYLLSRVDDYRVEVLLTLALVTGGYALANVLDVSGLLAIVAAGITIGNPGRQFAMSERTRRNLDMFWELIDEVLNAMLFVLIGLEVLVVQWQPAYLTAAMLAIPVTLLARLVSVTITVELLRFCSDLGPHTIKILTWGGLRGGISVALVLSLAPGPERDLLLTATYATVVFSILVQGLTMPHLLRWSELIAAAPLPGER
- a CDS encoding DEAD/DEAH box helicase, whose product is MPVELAISPASRLYLQGTAEPGSALDSRWISRFDAAFESSNAEGLLLLAGSAFTLPLPPSLAYWRDFARLYLQQLCRENGGGVDAALVLPAAAADELAMFAQQGPPMRGGEFLSVKLLEKLWQDLGERTVHETAGRGLDAWLKAFSPHWHTVGRVTFHLAENKRDPDRPFAFLATYTHRLSSAGKPQHLPLARALQEYAGAQNKAALTNLLAPVQRAAEKSKLARDLLESRRLFQALAWTPRDAYRFLRDTPSFEESGLLVRVPDWWKAGRPARAQVQVRIGNTQSGLFGLESLMDFSAEVALDGQPLTAAEWNQVLNSQENLVRLKGQWVEIDRDRLKQVLEHWRCIQKQGGAISFLEGMRLLAGLGTDGPGDPSTDPEARAWSRIVVGDWLRETLTAMRDPSALGAFEPNRDLRATLRGYQREGVHWLWFMTRLGLGACLADDMGLGKTVQTIAVLLQIKRETREAHAQPAMPGDIPRAPAAPRRPSLLVAPASLLANWKSELARFAPTLDAFFVHPSEAPPQVLKETAADPEAAFGGRDLVITTYGLLARFAWLRKSTWNLVILDEAQAIKNPGTRQARAVKELNANARVALTGTPIENRLGDLWSLFDFLCPGLLGTTAEFSRTVKRLTDDHTRHFAPLRTITQPYILRRLKTDRNIISDLPDKTELTAWCGLSKAQASLYGQSVAELAEQLTAAAGIQRRGLVLAFLTRFKQICNHPSHWLGDGQFDPAASGKFVRLRELAEEIAERQEKALIFTQFKEMTAPLAAHLETVFGSPGLILHGGTPVKERQHLVDCFQEDGGPSFFILSLKAGGTGLNLTAASHVIHFDRWWNPAVENQATDRAFRIGQKKNVLVHKFVCRGTIEERIDQLIADKKGLATGVLEGAERLLTEMPDKELLRFVALDLQSAVND